One Schistocerca cancellata isolate TAMUIC-IGC-003103 chromosome 1, iqSchCanc2.1, whole genome shotgun sequence genomic region harbors:
- the LOC126091429 gene encoding arginine kinase: protein MVDAAVLEKLEAGFKKLEASDSKSLLKKYLTREVFDKLKTKKTPSFGSTLLDCIQSGLENHDSGVGIYAPDAEAYTVFADLFDPIIEDYHGGFKKTDKHPPKNFGDVDTLANLDPNGEYVISTRVRCGRSMQGYPFNPCLTEAQYKEMEQKVSTTLSSLEGELKGQFYPLTGMSKEVQQKLIDDHFLFKEGDRFLQAANACRFWPSGRGIYHNDNKTFLVWCNEEDHLRIISMQPGGDLGQVYRRLVHAVNEIEKRIPFSHDDRLGFLTFCPTNLGTTLRASVHIKLPKLAADRTKLEEVAGKFNLQVRGTRGEHTEAEGGVYDISNKRRMGLTEYDAVKEMNDGILELIKIEGSL, encoded by the exons ATGGTTGATGCTGCAGTACTGGAGAAACTGGAGGCTGGCTTCAAGAAGCTGGAAGCCTCAGACAGCAAGTCTCTGCTGAAAAAGTACCTGACGAGGGAAGTATTTGACAAGCTCAAAACCAAGAAGACTCCCTCCTTCGGTTCTACACTGCTAGACTGCATTCAGTCTG GTCTCGAGAATCATGATTCTGGTGTTGGTATCTATGCTCCTGATGCAGAGGCATACACCGTTTTTGCTGACCTGTTTGACCCCATCATTGAAGACTACCATGGTGGCTTCAAGAAGACTGATAAGCACCCACCGAAGAACTTCGGTGATGTCGACACGTTGGCCAACCTGGACCCCAACGGCGAATACGTCATTTCCACCCGTGTCCGCTGTGGTCGCTCCATGCAGGGCTACCCATTTAACCCTTGCTTGACAGAGGCACAGTACAAAGAAATGGAGCAGAAAGTTTCCACCACACTGTCTAGTTTGGAGGGTGAGCTCAAGGGTCAGTTCTACCCTCTGACTGGCATGAGCAAGGAAGTGCAACAGAAGCTCATTGATGACCATTTCCTGTTCAAGGAGGGTGACAGGTTCCTGCAG GCTGCCAATGCATGCAGATTTTGGCCCAGTGGTCGTGGTATTTACCACAATGACAACAAGACCTTCTTGGTTTGGTGCAATGAGGAAGATCACCTCCGAATCATCTCTATGCAGCCTGGTGGCGACTTGGGACAG gtTTACCGTCGTCTTGTACATGCTGTGAATGAAATTGAGAAGCGCATTCCTTTCTCACATGATGACCGTCTGGGTTTCCTCACATTCTGCCCCACCAACCTGGGAACAACGCTTCGTGCCTCTGTCCACATAAAGCTGCCAAAACTTGCAGCTGACAGGACAAAGCTGGAGGAAGTTGCTGGAAAATTTAACCTCCAG GTCCGTGGAACACGTGGTGAGCACACAGAGGCTGAGGGTGGCGTGTATGACATTTCTAACAAGAGGCGCATGGGTCTAACAGAGTATGATGCTGTGAAGGAAATGAATGATGGCATCCTGGAGCTCATAAAGATTGAAGGCTCTCTGTAA